A section of the Streptococcus oriscaviae genome encodes:
- the pheT gene encoding phenylalanine--tRNA ligase subunit beta has product MLVSYKWLKQLVDFDGTSQELADKMSTTGIEVEGIEQKSAALSKLVVGEVLSTEKVPDTHLTVCQVNVGDEVNQIVCGAPNIKAGIKVIVALPGARIADNYKIKKGKIRGFESLGMICSLGEIGLSDSVVPKVYADGIYYLPQDAVVGQPVFSYLDLDDEIIELSITPNRADALSMRGVAHEVAAIYDSKVNFQPVALDESDKKASDVIEVAIESDKVATYTARVIENVTIAPSPQWLQNLLMNAGIRPLNNVVDITNYILLYFGQPMHAFDLDKFEDKKIVARQAREGEKLVTLDAEERDLIEEDIVISVADKAVALGGVMGGADTEIDNSSKNIVLEAALFDGKSIRKTSSRLNLRSESSSRFEKGINLATLTEAMDTAAAMIADLAGGQVLSGIVSAGTVDTSDVAVSASLDYVNRSLGTNLDYAQIADIFRRLGMEITGDASQFTVAVPRRRWDIRIPADLVEEIARIYGYNNLPTTLPKEDGTAGELTQTQQIRRQIRSLAEGAGLTEIISYALTTPEKAVAFTPCPTAVTELMWPMTVDRSALRQNMVAGMLETVAYNVARKNKNLALYEVGKVFEQSGNPKEDLPQEINKFALALTGLVAEKDFQTAAVAIDFFHAKGILEAIFDKYNLAVTYQATSEMENLHPGRTAHIMLDGQVIGFVGQVHPQTAKEYGIPETYVAEINLDAIEAALKPAAPFSEISKFPAVSRDIALLLDIHTKHQDVLDAIASAGVKRLTNVTLFDVYTGSNIAPDKKSMAYNLTFQNPSDSLTDEEVAKYMDKIGRSLEQLGAEIR; this is encoded by the coding sequence ATGTTAGTAAGTTATAAATGGTTAAAACAACTGGTTGACTTTGATGGGACCAGTCAAGAATTGGCAGATAAAATGTCTACAACGGGTATCGAGGTAGAAGGAATTGAACAAAAAAGTGCAGCCCTGTCCAAATTAGTGGTCGGAGAGGTTCTATCTACCGAAAAAGTACCAGATACCCATCTGACGGTGTGTCAGGTAAATGTTGGTGATGAAGTGAATCAAATTGTCTGCGGTGCGCCTAATATTAAGGCAGGAATCAAGGTTATTGTGGCTCTTCCAGGCGCTCGTATTGCAGACAACTACAAGATTAAAAAAGGGAAAATTCGTGGCTTTGAATCCTTGGGGATGATTTGCTCACTCGGTGAAATCGGACTTTCTGACTCAGTAGTACCAAAGGTCTACGCAGACGGAATTTACTATTTACCTCAAGACGCGGTTGTCGGTCAGCCAGTTTTCTCCTATCTGGACTTGGACGACGAGATAATCGAGTTGTCCATTACACCCAACCGAGCGGACGCTCTTTCAATGCGTGGGGTGGCTCATGAAGTAGCCGCTATCTACGACAGCAAAGTCAACTTCCAGCCTGTGGCCTTGGATGAAAGCGACAAGAAAGCTAGCGATGTGATTGAAGTGGCAATCGAGTCGGACAAGGTGGCGACCTACACTGCGCGTGTTATTGAAAATGTCACCATCGCACCGAGTCCTCAGTGGCTACAAAATCTCCTGATGAATGCTGGTATTCGCCCACTCAACAATGTGGTGGACATTACCAACTATATCTTACTCTACTTCGGCCAGCCGATGCACGCCTTTGACTTGGATAAGTTTGAGGACAAGAAGATTGTTGCCCGCCAAGCAAGAGAAGGAGAAAAATTGGTCACTCTTGATGCGGAAGAACGTGATCTGATTGAGGAAGACATCGTTATCTCTGTTGCCGATAAGGCGGTTGCGCTTGGTGGTGTTATGGGGGGAGCTGATACCGAAATTGACAACTCCTCAAAAAATATCGTCCTAGAAGCTGCGCTCTTTGATGGCAAGTCTATCCGCAAAACATCTAGCCGCCTCAATCTTCGTTCAGAATCGTCCTCTCGCTTTGAGAAAGGAATTAACCTTGCGACTTTGACAGAGGCAATGGACACAGCAGCCGCTATGATTGCCGATTTAGCTGGCGGTCAGGTGCTGTCTGGCATCGTTTCTGCAGGTACGGTTGATACTTCTGATGTAGCCGTTTCAGCTAGTCTTGACTATGTTAACCGCTCTTTGGGCACCAATCTAGATTACGCTCAAATCGCTGACATTTTCCGTCGTTTAGGTATGGAAATAACTGGCGATGCAAGTCAGTTTACAGTAGCAGTACCGCGCCGTCGTTGGGATATTCGGATTCCAGCTGACTTAGTGGAAGAAATCGCCCGCATTTATGGCTACAACAACTTGCCAACGACCCTTCCAAAAGAGGATGGAACCGCAGGTGAGTTGACCCAAACACAACAAATCCGTCGTCAGATTCGGAGTTTAGCTGAAGGTGCAGGATTGACAGAAATTATTTCCTACGCCTTGACCACTCCTGAAAAAGCAGTTGCCTTTACGCCTTGTCCAACCGCAGTGACAGAACTCATGTGGCCAATGACAGTTGACCGCTCAGCCCTTCGTCAGAATATGGTAGCAGGCATGCTTGAAACAGTAGCCTACAATGTAGCTCGGAAAAACAAGAACCTCGCCCTTTATGAGGTTGGGAAAGTCTTTGAACAGTCTGGTAACCCAAAAGAAGACCTGCCTCAGGAGATCAACAAGTTTGCCCTTGCTCTAACAGGTTTGGTAGCGGAAAAGGACTTCCAAACAGCAGCGGTAGCAATTGACTTCTTCCATGCCAAAGGTATTTTGGAAGCTATCTTTGACAAATACAACCTAGCCGTGACCTATCAAGCAACTAGTGAAATGGAGAATCTTCACCCAGGACGGACGGCCCACATCATGTTGGATGGCCAAGTAATCGGCTTTGTCGGACAAGTCCATCCTCAAACCGCCAAAGAGTACGGTATCCCTGAAACCTATGTAGCTGAAATCAATTTGGATGCCATCGAAGCAGCCCTCAAACCTGCAGCACCATTTAGTGAAATCTCTAAATTCCCTGCAGTTAGCCGAGATATAGCTCTGCTTTTGGACATCCATACCAAACATCAAGATGTCCTAGATGCGATTGCTAGTGCCGGTGTTAAACGCCTGACAAATGTAACGCTCTTTGATGTCTACACAGGTAGCAATATCGCTCCGGATAAGAAATCAATGGCCTACAATCTGACCTTCCAAAATCCATCAGACAGCCTGACAGATGAAGAAGTTGCCAAGTATATGGATAAGATTGGACGCTCCTTGGAGCAGCTTGGTGCCGAAATTCGTTAA
- a CDS encoding polyphosphate polymerase domain-containing protein, translating into MKTRIVQKQFKRIESKYIVDVATFALLEKDLLKHMVADDYAKSTITNIYFDNEHFEMIQDSIAKKNGREKIRMRVYDAKPTANSQAFLEIKKKENKVGFKYRLTSNPVSVTNYIEKGIADVTIKDEKVTTELEMLRERYGTIKPKMYIYYDRVSYRGKEDRKVRLTIDKNLLYRDVDVAVTKGKFGRPLLDPNKMIMEIKVPEALPDWLAALLDKYQIEKQSFSKYGNAYKLASSLASEEVLTHAAV; encoded by the coding sequence ATGAAAACAAGAATCGTCCAAAAACAATTTAAGCGTATCGAGTCTAAATATATCGTAGATGTGGCAACGTTTGCCCTTTTGGAAAAAGACTTGCTCAAACACATGGTAGCAGATGACTATGCCAAGTCCACTATTACCAACATTTATTTTGACAATGAGCATTTCGAGATGATCCAAGATTCTATCGCCAAGAAAAATGGTCGTGAGAAAATCCGCATGCGGGTCTACGATGCCAAGCCAACGGCAAATAGTCAGGCTTTCTTAGAAATCAAAAAGAAAGAGAACAAGGTAGGTTTCAAGTACCGCTTGACCTCAAATCCCGTATCTGTGACCAACTATATCGAAAAAGGGATTGCCGATGTGACCATCAAAGATGAAAAGGTCACCACCGAACTGGAAATGCTCCGTGAACGCTATGGAACCATCAAGCCGAAGATGTATATCTATTATGACCGGGTATCCTACCGAGGAAAAGAAGATCGAAAGGTGCGCTTGACCATCGACAAAAACCTCCTTTATCGGGATGTCGACGTGGCAGTTACCAAGGGTAAATTCGGTCGCCCTCTGCTAGACCCCAATAAGATGATCATGGAAATCAAGGTGCCTGAAGCCCTCCCAGACTGGTTGGCAGCTCTGCTTGATAAATACCAGATTGAAAAGCAGTCCTTCTCCAAATACGGCAATGCTTACAAGCTCGCCAGCAGTCTAGCGAGCGAGGAGGTATTGACTCATGCAGCTGTTTAA
- a CDS encoding DUF4956 domain-containing protein encodes MQLFNSIFTTSNSNITLTQMALTLGVSLLLGVLLAAVYKYKSNYSKEFVITLSLMPSLIAVIIFLVNGNLGTSVAVAGTFGLIKFRSAAGSSKEMLAVLLAMTIGLATGMGYLGLAVIVTVFLSLAILIFENTKFVQVDKNRRHLVITVPKEFDYHQFFEKQFEQSCKEATLLSVRYKKKKEALILEYQITLDKAISDKQVLDAVLAAGPMDVVVNKQVPKRKFL; translated from the coding sequence ATGCAGCTGTTTAATAGTATCTTTACCACCAGCAACTCCAACATCACTCTAACACAAATGGCTCTGACTCTAGGCGTCAGCCTTCTATTGGGAGTCCTGTTGGCGGCTGTTTACAAGTACAAATCCAATTATAGTAAGGAATTTGTCATCACCTTGAGTCTGATGCCCAGTCTGATTGCCGTTATCATCTTTCTGGTGAACGGCAACCTAGGTACCAGTGTGGCAGTAGCAGGAACTTTCGGGCTAATCAAGTTTCGATCGGCCGCAGGGTCATCCAAGGAAATGCTGGCAGTTCTTCTAGCCATGACCATTGGTTTGGCAACAGGTATGGGTTATCTAGGTCTGGCAGTCATTGTCACAGTCTTTCTCTCCCTTGCTATCCTGATTTTTGAAAACACCAAGTTTGTGCAAGTGGATAAAAACCGCCGCCACCTAGTAATTACTGTTCCAAAGGAATTTGATTACCACCAATTCTTTGAAAAGCAGTTTGAACAGTCTTGCAAGGAGGCGACACTCTTATCCGTTCGCTACAAGAAGAAAAAAGAAGCCCTTATCCTTGAATATCAGATTACACTAGATAAGGCCATCTCAGACAAGCAGGTTCTGGACGCCG